One Lysinibacillus sp. OF-1 DNA segment encodes these proteins:
- the rpoE gene encoding DNA-directed RNA polymerase subunit delta, producing MNFREMTKEQLTEESLINLAYAILNEKRASVSFNDLLKLIQELVGYSDAEMKSRLLQFYTDINIDGRFLYNQEAGWGLREWFKVEQIEEETAPSVKTQKKKSKAAFDDEDLDEDVDLEEEDIDFDEDFEEFVDEEDIEEEDEEKEEIDFDDEEIEDIDEEIDEDFIDEEEEEFDEEEEEN from the coding sequence TTGAATTTTCGTGAAATGACAAAGGAACAATTAACGGAAGAATCGTTAATTAACTTAGCTTATGCAATTTTAAATGAAAAACGTGCCTCAGTGTCTTTTAATGATTTACTAAAATTAATTCAAGAGCTTGTGGGCTATAGTGATGCAGAAATGAAATCCCGTCTGTTACAATTTTATACAGATATTAATATTGATGGCCGCTTCTTATATAATCAAGAAGCAGGATGGGGCCTACGTGAATGGTTTAAAGTAGAGCAAATTGAAGAAGAAACAGCACCTTCTGTTAAGACTCAAAAGAAAAAATCTAAAGCTGCCTTTGATGATGAAGATCTTGATGAGGATGTAGATTTAGAAGAAGAAGATATCGACTTTGACGAAGACTTCGAAGAGTTTGTTGATGAAGAAGATATTGAAGAAGAGGACGAAGAAAAAGAAGAAATCGATTTTGACGATGAAGAAATCGAAGATATTGATGAAGAAATTGATGAAGACTTTATTGATGAAGAGGAAGAAGAGTTCGACGAAGAAGAGGAAGAAAACTAA